A genomic region of Ensifer adhaerens contains the following coding sequences:
- the rsfS gene encoding ribosome silencing factor, translated as MWKGKTLTTAHAKGYAVSAFPRSTGSSDEAAVRALQLVLESLEDSKAEDIVSINIAGKSALGDFMVVVSGRSTRHVMAIADHLTTDLKDGGFGNARVEGLEGGDWVLIDTGDVIVHIFRPEIREFYNIERMWAAPEIEDGTLH; from the coding sequence ATGTGGAAAGGAAAGACCCTGACAACAGCACACGCCAAGGGATATGCGGTCTCCGCATTCCCGCGCAGCACGGGATCTAGCGACGAAGCCGCTGTCCGTGCGCTTCAACTGGTCCTCGAAAGCCTAGAGGACTCGAAGGCAGAAGATATAGTCAGCATCAACATTGCCGGAAAATCGGCGCTGGGAGACTTCATGGTCGTTGTCTCCGGGCGATCGACGCGGCATGTGATGGCTATTGCCGATCACCTGACGACCGACCTGAAAGATGGGGGCTTTGGCAACGCCCGTGTCGAAGGTCTGGAAGGCGGTGACTGGGTGCTGATCGACACCGGCGATGTGATCGTTCACATCTTCCGGCCGGAGATCCGGGAGTTCTACAACATCGAGAGGATGTGGGCAGCTCCTGAGATCGAGGACGGCACCTTGCATTAA
- the obgE gene encoding GTPase ObgE produces MKFLDETKVYIRSGDGGAGAVSFRREKFIEFGGPDGGDGGRGGDVWVEAVNGLNTLIDFRYQQHFKAKTGQHGMGRNRTGAGGGDVTLKVPVGTQIFEEDNETLIVDMVAEGQRYRLAAGGNGGFGNTHFKSSTNQAPNWANPGLEGEEKTLWLRLKLIADAGLVGLPNAGKSTFLAACTRARPKIANYPFTTLHPNLGVATIDGNEFIIADIPGLIEGAHEGVGIGDRFLGHVERTRVLLHLVSAQEEDVAKAYKTVKYELEAYGGGLEDKPQIVALSQIDVLDEDELKVKAKALAKACGEQPLLLSAAVGKGMTEALRALRSVIVAAKAGEANAGEENV; encoded by the coding sequence ATGAAATTTCTCGACGAAACGAAAGTCTATATCCGCTCCGGCGACGGCGGCGCAGGCGCCGTATCGTTCCGGCGCGAGAAGTTCATCGAGTTCGGTGGCCCGGACGGCGGAGACGGTGGTCGCGGCGGCGACGTCTGGGTGGAAGCGGTCAACGGCCTCAACACCCTGATCGACTTTCGCTACCAGCAGCATTTCAAGGCGAAGACCGGCCAGCACGGCATGGGCCGAAACCGTACCGGCGCCGGCGGCGGCGACGTGACACTGAAGGTGCCGGTCGGCACCCAGATCTTCGAGGAAGACAACGAGACGCTGATCGTCGACATGGTGGCCGAAGGTCAGCGTTACCGTCTGGCCGCCGGCGGCAACGGCGGCTTCGGCAACACGCATTTCAAGTCTTCCACCAATCAGGCGCCGAACTGGGCTAACCCGGGCCTCGAGGGCGAAGAGAAAACGCTGTGGCTGCGGCTGAAGCTGATCGCCGACGCCGGCCTCGTCGGCCTGCCGAATGCCGGCAAGTCGACGTTCCTTGCCGCCTGCACCCGCGCACGGCCGAAGATTGCCAACTACCCCTTCACGACGCTGCATCCCAATCTCGGCGTCGCCACCATCGACGGCAACGAGTTCATCATCGCCGACATTCCCGGTCTGATCGAAGGCGCGCATGAAGGCGTCGGCATCGGCGACCGCTTCCTCGGCCATGTCGAGCGCACCCGCGTGCTGCTCCATCTCGTCTCGGCCCAGGAAGAAGACGTTGCCAAGGCCTATAAGACGGTGAAATACGAGCTCGAAGCCTATGGCGGCGGGCTCGAGGACAAGCCGCAGATCGTGGCGCTGTCGCAGATCGACGTGCTCGACGAGGACGAGTTGAAGGTGAAGGCCAAGGCATTGGCCAAGGCCTGCGGCGAACAACCCCTGCTGCTCTCCGCCGCCGTCGGCAAGGGCATGACCGAGGCGCTGCGGGCGCTGCGCAGCGTTATCGTCGCCGCAAAGGCAGGCGAAGCGAACGCCGGTGAGGAGAACGTCTGA
- a CDS encoding glutamate-5-semialdehyde dehydrogenase — MLDEVKNKDDVESVMLEIGRRAKAASRPLAVARAERKHAALIAMADAIVARSQEILSANAIDLENARESGVAASFIDRLTLSEGRIRDMANGIRAIAEFKDPVGEIIAEWDRPNGLHIERVRTPLGVIGVIYESRPNVTADAGALCLKAGNAVILRGGSDSFHSSGAIHACLVEGLKAAGLPEHAIQMVPVADRAAVGAMLSGLRGAIDVIVPRGGKSLVARVQNEARVPVFAHLEGLCHIYVDASANLAMAEKIVVNAKMRRTGICGAAETLLIDRNDGDRLAKPLLKALLTAGCEVRVSNELAGTVGGLKAATDEDWATEYLDAIISVKLVDGISGAIEHIATWSSAHTEAVIAENPVVVERFFAEIDSAILLHNASTQFADGGEFGMGGEIGIATGKMHARGPVGVEQLTSFKYRVRGAGQVRP, encoded by the coding sequence ATGCTTGACGAGGTGAAGAACAAGGACGACGTCGAAAGCGTCATGCTGGAGATTGGCCGCAGGGCCAAGGCCGCCAGCCGACCGCTTGCCGTTGCCAGGGCCGAACGCAAGCACGCCGCCCTGATCGCCATGGCCGACGCGATCGTCGCGCGTAGCCAAGAGATCCTGTCCGCCAATGCCATCGACCTTGAAAACGCCCGCGAAAGCGGCGTCGCCGCATCCTTCATCGATCGCCTGACACTCTCCGAAGGCCGCATTCGAGACATGGCGAACGGCATCCGCGCGATAGCCGAGTTCAAGGATCCGGTCGGTGAGATCATTGCCGAATGGGATCGGCCGAATGGCCTTCATATCGAGCGCGTGCGCACGCCGCTCGGCGTCATCGGCGTCATCTATGAGAGCCGTCCCAACGTGACTGCCGACGCCGGCGCGCTCTGCCTCAAGGCCGGCAATGCCGTGATCCTGCGCGGCGGCTCCGACAGCTTCCACTCCTCGGGCGCAATCCACGCCTGCCTGGTCGAAGGGCTGAAGGCGGCCGGCCTGCCCGAACATGCCATCCAGATGGTGCCGGTCGCAGATCGCGCCGCCGTCGGCGCCATGTTGTCGGGTCTTCGCGGCGCCATCGACGTCATCGTGCCACGCGGCGGCAAGAGTCTGGTCGCCCGCGTCCAGAACGAGGCGCGCGTGCCGGTCTTCGCTCATCTCGAAGGTCTCTGCCACATCTATGTCGACGCCTCGGCCAATCTTGCGATGGCAGAGAAGATCGTCGTCAACGCCAAGATGCGCCGCACCGGTATCTGCGGCGCGGCCGAAACGCTGTTGATCGACCGCAATGACGGCGACCGCCTGGCCAAGCCGCTGCTCAAGGCCCTGCTCACGGCTGGTTGCGAAGTGCGCGTGTCCAACGAACTCGCAGGCACCGTCGGCGGACTGAAAGCCGCCACCGACGAGGACTGGGCGACGGAATATCTCGACGCCATCATCTCGGTGAAGCTGGTCGACGGTATTTCCGGCGCGATCGAACACATCGCCACCTGGTCGTCGGCGCATACGGAAGCGGTCATCGCCGAGAATCCGGTCGTCGTCGAGCGCTTCTTTGCGGAAATCGATTCCGCGATCCTGTTGCACAATGCCTCGACGCAGTTTGCCGATGGCGGTGAATTCGGCATGGGCGGTGAGATCGGTATCGCGACGGGCAAGATGCATGCGCGCGGACCGGTCGGCGTCGAACAGCTGACATCCTTCAAATATCGGGTGCGCGGTGCTGGACAGGTCAGGCCCTGA
- the rlmH gene encoding 23S rRNA (pseudouridine(1915)-N(3))-methyltransferase RlmH → MRIGLFAVGRLKAGPEKDLAARYLDRFSKAGPAIGLELSRVVEVNESRASNAETRKREEASQLEKALAEGSLLVLLDERGKALDSEGFASLLGTFRDSGKRDLMIAIGGADGLDPHLHARADAVLNLGKMTWPHQLVRILIAEQLYRAVTILSGHPYHRV, encoded by the coding sequence ATGCGTATCGGACTTTTCGCAGTCGGCCGCCTCAAGGCGGGGCCGGAAAAGGATCTCGCGGCCCGTTATCTCGATCGCTTTTCCAAGGCCGGTCCGGCGATCGGTCTTGAGCTGTCTCGTGTCGTCGAAGTCAACGAAAGCCGTGCGTCGAATGCCGAGACACGCAAGCGAGAGGAAGCCTCCCAGCTTGAGAAGGCACTTGCCGAGGGCAGTCTACTTGTTCTTCTCGACGAACGGGGCAAGGCGCTCGATTCCGAAGGTTTCGCATCGCTTCTCGGCACGTTTCGCGACAGTGGCAAGCGCGACCTGATGATCGCGATCGGTGGCGCCGATGGTCTCGATCCGCATCTGCACGCCCGCGCCGATGCGGTACTCAACCTTGGAAAGATGACCTGGCCGCACCAGCTGGTGCGCATCCTGATCGCCGAGCAGCTTTACCGCGCCGTCACCATTCTCTCCGGCCACCCCTATCATCGGGTCTAG
- the proB gene encoding glutamate 5-kinase, translating to MTKTRKPLLKYRRVVIKIGSALLVDRATGLKKAWLDAMCTDIAGLKAKGVEVLVVSSGAIALGRTVLSVPAGALKLEESQAAAAVGQIALARAWSESLSTDAIVAGQVLLTLGDTEERRRYLNARATINQLLKLGAVPIINENDTVATTEIRYGDNDRLAARVATMVGADLLVLLSDIDGLYAAPPHLDPNARFLETIAEITPEIEAMAGGAASELSRGGMRTKIDAGKIATTAGCAMIIASGKPDHPLAAIEEGARSSWFAPSGSPVTARKTWIAGQLLPAGTLNVDAGAEEALRSGKSLLPAGVRDVTGSFSRGDTIAILGTSGREIARGLAGYDADEARQIAGKKSAEIAAILGYAGRAAMVHRDDMVMTGKRAEIEGSRKDEVHA from the coding sequence ATGACCAAGACCCGCAAGCCGCTTTTGAAGTATCGCCGGGTCGTCATCAAGATTGGGTCGGCATTGCTGGTCGACCGTGCCACCGGCCTGAAGAAGGCCTGGCTCGACGCCATGTGCACCGATATCGCCGGCCTCAAGGCCAAGGGTGTCGAAGTGCTGGTCGTCTCCTCGGGCGCGATCGCACTCGGCCGTACCGTACTCAGCGTGCCCGCAGGCGCGCTGAAGCTGGAGGAGAGCCAGGCCGCTGCCGCCGTCGGCCAGATCGCGCTGGCGCGCGCCTGGTCGGAAAGCCTCTCCACCGATGCCATCGTTGCCGGCCAGGTGCTGCTGACGCTCGGCGATACCGAGGAGCGCCGCCGCTACCTCAACGCCCGCGCCACCATCAACCAGTTGCTGAAGCTCGGCGCCGTGCCGATCATCAACGAGAACGACACGGTGGCGACCACGGAAATCCGATATGGCGACAACGATCGCCTCGCTGCCCGCGTTGCCACCATGGTCGGCGCCGATCTCCTGGTGCTGCTCTCCGATATCGACGGGCTCTATGCCGCCCCGCCGCATCTCGACCCGAACGCGCGCTTCCTCGAAACGATCGCCGAGATCACGCCTGAAATCGAGGCCATGGCCGGCGGTGCGGCGTCCGAGCTGTCGCGCGGCGGCATGCGCACCAAGATCGATGCCGGAAAGATCGCAACGACGGCCGGCTGCGCGATGATCATCGCTTCGGGCAAGCCCGACCATCCGCTGGCGGCAATAGAAGAAGGCGCACGCTCCTCCTGGTTCGCCCCGTCGGGCTCGCCGGTCACGGCTCGCAAGACCTGGATCGCAGGCCAATTGCTGCCAGCCGGAACGCTCAACGTCGACGCCGGCGCCGAAGAGGCGCTGCGCTCCGGCAAGAGCCTGTTGCCCGCCGGTGTGCGTGACGTCACCGGCAGCTTCAGCCGCGGTGATACCATCGCCATTCTCGGCACGTCCGGCCGCGAAATCGCCCGTGGTCTCGCCGGCTACGACGCCGACGAGGCGCGACAGATCGCCGGCAAGAAATCGGCCGAGATAGCCGCGATCCTCGGCTATGCCGGCCGCGCCGCCATGGTGCACCGTGACGATATGGTGATGACCGGAAAACGTGCTGAGATAGAGGGCAGCCGGAAGGATGAGGTCCATGCTTGA
- a CDS encoding nicotinate-nucleotide adenylyltransferase — protein MNARYLRMPHVESGMVVGLFGGSFNPPHQGHVLVADTAIQRLGLDQLWWMVTPGNPLKDHNNLAPLADRIAMSETIARDPRIKVTAFEKALGQSYTARTLDIVRARNRDIRFVWIMGADNLRSFHRWQNWRKIARTFPIAVIDRPGSTLAYLSSRMAKTFDYARIDEDHARRLAFHAAPAWTFIHGPRSSMSSTALRAATAAPSKSEPI, from the coding sequence GTGAACGCCCGCTACCTGCGCATGCCCCATGTCGAAAGCGGTATGGTGGTCGGCCTGTTCGGCGGATCCTTCAACCCGCCGCACCAGGGTCATGTGCTGGTTGCCGACACGGCGATCCAACGCCTCGGGCTCGACCAACTCTGGTGGATGGTGACCCCGGGCAACCCGCTCAAGGATCACAACAATCTGGCGCCACTCGCCGACCGCATCGCCATGAGCGAAACGATCGCGCGCGACCCGCGCATCAAGGTGACGGCCTTCGAAAAGGCGCTCGGGCAGAGTTACACCGCCCGCACGCTGGACATCGTGCGCGCCCGCAACCGCGACATCCGCTTCGTCTGGATCATGGGCGCCGACAACCTGAGGAGCTTCCACCGCTGGCAGAACTGGCGGAAGATCGCCCGGACCTTCCCGATCGCCGTCATCGATCGGCCGGGTTCGACACTTGCCTATCTCTCCTCGCGCATGGCCAAGACCTTCGATTATGCCCGCATCGACGAGGACCACGCACGGCGCCTCGCTTTTCACGCCGCGCCCGCCTGGACCTTCATCCATGGGCCGCGCTCATCGATGAGTTCGACAGCGCTCCGGGCGGCGACGGCGGCTCCCTCCAAATCGGAACCGATTTAG
- a CDS encoding endonuclease/exonuclease/phosphatase family protein, with product MRFVSYNIQYGVGLDGRFDLERIAASIGNADIIALQEVTRGFHRNDHVDLVARFGKLFPGHFTAFHAPCDIDVGSAIEDGRAVSRRFQFGNMILSRWPILSTRLIPLPRTRTISPMNLQRGATEALIVTPGGPLRVYSVHLDHVLPAERIAQIRYLKDRLLGYPLEGGAITGAADFGLAEPPHPEDFVVMGDFNMEPETSEYNAMVGSRDAYYGRSLRIENPVDALAHLGRLTPESYSWIHPENLERRMHLDYCFLSAGLASRLTDAWTDYDAKGSDHLPVGFTLS from the coding sequence GTGCGGTTCGTCAGCTACAACATCCAATACGGCGTCGGTCTCGATGGCCGCTTCGACCTCGAAAGGATCGCGGCCTCGATCGGCAACGCCGACATCATCGCGCTGCAGGAAGTGACGCGCGGCTTCCATCGCAACGATCATGTCGATCTGGTCGCCCGCTTCGGCAAGTTGTTTCCCGGCCATTTCACTGCCTTTCACGCACCCTGCGACATCGATGTGGGCTCGGCGATCGAAGATGGCCGCGCCGTTAGCCGACGTTTCCAGTTCGGCAACATGATCCTGTCGCGCTGGCCGATCCTTTCGACGCGGCTCATCCCCCTGCCGCGTACCCGTACGATCAGCCCGATGAACCTGCAGCGCGGCGCGACCGAAGCGCTGATCGTAACCCCCGGCGGTCCGCTCCGGGTCTATTCCGTGCATCTCGATCACGTGCTCCCCGCCGAACGCATAGCCCAGATCCGCTACCTGAAGGATCGGCTGCTCGGCTATCCGCTCGAAGGCGGCGCGATCACCGGTGCGGCGGACTTCGGTCTTGCCGAACCGCCGCATCCCGAGGATTTCGTCGTCATGGGCGATTTCAATATGGAACCGGAAACGTCCGAATATAACGCCATGGTCGGCTCGCGCGATGCCTACTACGGCCGTTCGCTGCGGATCGAGAATCCGGTGGATGCGCTTGCCCATCTCGGTCGTCTCACACCGGAAAGCTATAGCTGGATTCATCCCGAAAACCTCGAAAGACGCATGCATCTCGACTATTGCTTCCTCAGCGCCGGCCTCGCGTCACGCCTGACTGATGCCTGGACCGATTACGACGCCAAGGGCTCCGACCACCTGCCCGTCGGCTTCACGCTCTCCTGA